The following proteins are encoded in a genomic region of Ornithinibacillus sp. 4-3:
- a CDS encoding CaiB/BaiF CoA transferase family protein, whose amino-acid sequence MLPLQGIKVIDLTRILSGPFCTMTLADLGAEVIKIETPNGDDTRQWGPPFINEESAYYLSVNRNKKSIVLNLKEEKGKEVFYKLVKDADVVVENFRPGTLKRLGADYDTLKELNPGIVLASISGFGQTGPYALKPGYDVLAQGMGGLMSVTGEPDGPPVKGGYSLADIGTGMWAIIGILSALRERDISGEGQWVDASLLDTMVSWQTYLAGNYFATGEDPKPLGGAHPNIVPYQVFGASDGHFILAVGNDNLWKSFVEAMDEDILRDEKYATNPQRVEQRETLLALLEELFANRTVKEWVEIFENAKIPVGPVNKFSDILEDEHIKYREMVVEKEHPTVGNLRMLGIPVKLSRTPGEINTVPPGLGEHSDSVLKDLGYSDEEITALKEAGVTK is encoded by the coding sequence ATGTTACCACTTCAAGGTATAAAAGTAATTGATTTAACAAGAATTCTAAGCGGCCCATTCTGTACAATGACACTTGCAGACTTAGGTGCGGAAGTAATTAAAATTGAAACACCAAATGGAGACGATACAAGACAATGGGGTCCTCCATTTATTAATGAAGAAAGTGCGTATTATTTAAGTGTAAACCGTAATAAGAAAAGTATCGTGTTGAACTTAAAAGAAGAAAAAGGTAAAGAAGTATTTTATAAATTAGTGAAAGACGCAGATGTCGTAGTAGAAAACTTCCGTCCAGGAACACTAAAGCGTCTAGGTGCAGACTATGACACATTAAAAGAGTTAAATCCTGGTATAGTATTAGCCTCTATTTCTGGCTTTGGGCAAACAGGACCGTACGCATTAAAACCAGGCTATGATGTATTAGCCCAAGGTATGGGTGGATTAATGTCGGTGACAGGTGAACCTGATGGACCACCAGTGAAGGGTGGTTATTCACTTGCAGATATTGGTACAGGAATGTGGGCGATTATTGGTATTCTGTCTGCATTAAGAGAAAGAGATATTTCTGGTGAAGGACAATGGGTGGATGCTTCTTTACTTGATACAATGGTATCATGGCAAACTTATCTAGCAGGAAACTATTTTGCAACAGGAGAAGATCCAAAGCCTCTAGGAGGAGCACATCCAAATATCGTTCCATATCAAGTGTTTGGTGCATCTGATGGACATTTCATCCTAGCTGTAGGTAATGATAACCTTTGGAAGTCATTTGTAGAAGCGATGGATGAGGATATTCTGCGTGATGAAAAATACGCAACGAACCCACAGCGTGTAGAACAACGTGAGACATTACTTGCATTGTTAGAGGAGCTTTTCGCTAATCGCACAGTTAAAGAATGGGTTGAAATCTTTGAAAATGCTAAAATTCCAGTTGGGCCTGTGAATAAATTCTCAGATATCCTTGAAGATGAGCATATTAAATATAGAGAAATGGTTGTGGAGAAGGAACATCCAACAGTTGGAAATCTACGCATGTTAGGGATTCCAGTGAAACTTTCTCGTACACCTGGAGAAATCAATACTGTACCACCAGGGCTAGGAGAACATTCAGATTCGGTATTAAAAGATTTAGGATATAGTGATGAAGAAATTACCGCATTAAAAGAAGCAGGAGTTACTAAATAA
- a CDS encoding enoyl-CoA hydratase-related protein, with protein sequence MRVKITRIEEDGKITLQESAGIAIVTIHRPNFKNAMTKKMWNELASIGREIPKNPRTRVVVLKGSKGSFTAGSDIKEFSRMTLEEADEAFRIMEDAISTFERLPIPTIGLINGYGIGAGFQLALACDLRIGTHETKMGIPVGGLGITLSKKFVKRIVEMVGPSRAKDFVFTGRLLDAEESYQWGLLNYLVTEDENPSNFIINMAHKIKEQSPASLRAVKEGVAYATHSIDIPYPSHFESNVDPHDFPEGVLAFKEKRKPNFK encoded by the coding sequence ATGCGTGTAAAAATCACAAGAATTGAAGAAGATGGGAAAATTACATTACAGGAAAGTGCTGGAATTGCAATTGTAACGATTCATCGCCCAAACTTCAAAAATGCGATGACAAAGAAAATGTGGAATGAATTGGCATCCATAGGTCGGGAAATACCGAAAAATCCGCGCACTCGAGTTGTTGTCCTAAAAGGTTCTAAAGGTTCATTTACCGCAGGATCAGATATTAAAGAATTTTCACGTATGACATTAGAGGAAGCAGATGAAGCGTTTCGTATTATGGAAGATGCAATTTCTACTTTTGAAAGACTACCGATCCCTACCATTGGACTAATTAATGGATACGGAATTGGTGCAGGATTTCAATTAGCATTAGCATGTGATTTAAGAATTGGTACACATGAGACTAAAATGGGTATTCCTGTAGGTGGTCTTGGAATTACATTAAGTAAAAAGTTTGTCAAAAGAATTGTTGAAATGGTGGGACCAAGTAGAGCGAAAGACTTCGTGTTTACAGGAAGGCTTTTAGATGCAGAAGAATCATATCAATGGGGACTGCTTAATTATTTAGTAACAGAAGATGAGAATCCAAGTAACTTCATTATTAATATGGCTCATAAAATTAAAGAACAATCACCAGCTTCCTTACGTGCAGTGAAGGAAGGCGTAGCTTATGCAACACATTCTATTGACATTCCATATCCAAGTCATTTTGAGTCAAATGTTGATCCACATGACTTCCCAGAAGGTGTGCTAGCATTTAAAGAAAAGAGAAAACCTAATTTTAAATAA
- a CDS encoding GntR family transcriptional regulator, which translates to MSKNQIIDNNSLSHIIAEKITEQIITGTLQPGEKIVETVYAEEFGTSRAPVREALYLLTIEGLVERIPRKGAVVKGYSEAEIRNLLEIRMLLESLAMKRIAENGVETELLQVMIDLLQEMKRNKEDIEAYALLNQKFHNCIISMGESEIIKNMYARLGRPLLSLQRISFLGERNIDKSVQEHQEIVKKLEENEIAAATEILVRHNEESMKRIEVHLKDNLVTSG; encoded by the coding sequence GTGAGTAAAAATCAAATTATAGATAATAATTCGCTATCTCATATCATTGCCGAAAAAATCACAGAACAAATTATCACTGGTACATTACAGCCAGGAGAGAAAATCGTTGAAACTGTCTATGCAGAAGAATTTGGCACAAGTAGAGCACCTGTTAGGGAAGCATTATATCTTTTAACCATAGAAGGATTAGTTGAGAGAATACCGAGAAAGGGTGCGGTAGTAAAAGGATATTCAGAAGCAGAGATTCGTAATTTGCTAGAAATTCGCATGCTTTTAGAATCTCTAGCAATGAAAAGAATTGCAGAGAACGGTGTTGAAACAGAGCTATTACAAGTAATGATTGATTTATTGCAAGAGATGAAAAGAAATAAGGAAGATATAGAGGCTTATGCTTTGCTAAATCAAAAATTTCATAATTGCATCATTAGTATGGGTGAAAGTGAAATTATAAAAAATATGTATGCAAGGCTAGGAAGACCACTGCTTTCACTACAACGTATATCTTTTCTTGGTGAAAGAAATATAGATAAGTCTGTACAAGAGCATCAAGAAATTGTTAAGAAATTAGAAGAAAACGAGATAGCTGCTGCAACAGAAATATTAGTTCGTCACAATGAAGAATCCATGAAGCGCATTGAGGTTCATTTAAAAGATAATTTAGTCACGAGTGGCTAA
- a CDS encoding amidase, translating into MNLDICFLSAKELAHKIKNRELTAREVMEAFLAQIKKVNPEVNAIVNLNEEQALKDADLADKKLQAGEEIGPFHGLPIAIKDTYNVKGLPTTSGFKPFKDNIAQQDDIVTERLRNAGAIIIGKTNVPEFAAGSHTINKLFGPTRNPYNLARSAGGSSGGAAAALASGMLPFADGSDMGGSLRNPGSFNNVIGFRPSPGRVPSIPRSGLYATMGVQGPLARSVEDVAFMLTVLAGPDNRVPLAIDEPGSIFEQSLDIDLSEIKVAWSPDLDGQIPVLPEVQKAVEESAKVFEKLGCQVVKASPDLTGAEEVFQTIRAHEFAINHEATYKNFKDDLKETMIWNIEKGMNSTREDVARAGQLQVEVYNNMRNFFGEYDIFIMPVSQLPPFDVDLEYPTELNGVKMDNYISWMQSAYFVTVTGSPSISVPAGFTEDGLPIGLQIVGPHHADLKVLQVAHAFEQATQFGKIKPKIAE; encoded by the coding sequence ATGAATTTAGATATTTGTTTTCTTTCAGCAAAAGAGTTAGCACATAAAATTAAAAATCGTGAATTAACAGCACGTGAAGTGATGGAAGCCTTTTTAGCACAAATCAAAAAAGTAAATCCAGAAGTAAATGCCATTGTAAATTTAAATGAAGAGCAAGCATTAAAGGATGCAGATTTAGCAGATAAAAAATTACAGGCTGGTGAAGAGATAGGACCTTTCCATGGACTTCCTATCGCAATTAAAGATACATATAATGTGAAGGGTTTACCTACAACTAGTGGATTTAAACCCTTTAAGGACAACATTGCCCAACAGGATGATATAGTGACAGAACGTTTACGAAACGCCGGCGCTATTATTATTGGTAAAACAAATGTACCAGAATTTGCAGCTGGATCTCATACGATTAATAAATTATTTGGTCCAACAAGAAATCCATATAACTTAGCAAGATCTGCAGGTGGAAGTAGTGGAGGAGCTGCTGCTGCACTAGCTAGTGGGATGTTACCATTTGCTGATGGAAGTGATATGGGTGGGTCTTTAAGAAATCCTGGATCATTTAATAATGTTATTGGTTTTCGCCCTTCACCTGGGCGTGTTCCATCTATACCAAGATCAGGACTATATGCAACAATGGGTGTACAAGGACCGCTTGCTCGTAGTGTAGAAGATGTTGCTTTTATGCTTACTGTATTAGCTGGCCCAGATAATCGAGTGCCATTAGCAATTGACGAGCCAGGCTCTATCTTCGAGCAATCATTAGATATTGATTTATCAGAAATAAAAGTTGCTTGGTCACCAGATTTAGACGGACAAATTCCTGTTCTTCCAGAGGTGCAAAAAGCAGTGGAAGAATCTGCAAAAGTATTTGAAAAATTAGGTTGTCAGGTAGTAAAAGCCTCACCAGATTTAACCGGAGCGGAAGAAGTATTCCAAACCATTCGTGCACATGAATTTGCTATAAATCATGAAGCAACTTATAAAAACTTTAAAGATGATTTGAAAGAAACGATGATTTGGAATATCGAAAAAGGAATGAATTCTACTCGTGAGGATGTGGCTCGAGCTGGGCAATTACAGGTAGAGGTTTATAATAATATGCGTAATTTTTTCGGAGAATACGATATTTTTATTATGCCAGTAAGTCAGCTTCCACCATTTGATGTAGATCTTGAATATCCTACAGAGCTAAACGGGGTAAAAATGGATAACTATATCTCTTGGATGCAATCTGCATATTTTGTAACCGTAACTGGTAGCCCTTCCATTTCTGTTCCAGCTGGATTTACAGAAGATGGCTTACCTATTGGATTACAAATTGTTGGCCCTCATCATGCTGATCTAAAAGTTTTACAGGTTGCCCATGCATTCGAACAAGCAACACAATTTGGGAAAATAAAACCTAAAATCGCTGAATAA
- a CDS encoding M20 family metallopeptidase, whose translation MLDSLFNRLEEVFPEIVEFRRDLHMYPELSHTEVNTPKKVAEYLTSLGIDVKTEVGGRGVVGTLKGGKPGKTVALRADFDALPIQEETDLEFKSRVPGVMHACGHDIHTAGLLGVAKVLSEVRDEIPGNIVFIHQFAEEVIPGGAKFMVEDGCLDGVDVVYGAHVSSANPLGQINLKEGEAMACGDTFEIKISGKGGHAASPHLGVDPLVVGSQILLNLQPIVSRQVNPVKPAVVTVATFQGGDSFNVIPDTARLAGTVRTFDADVRDLIEASIEQIATSTANALGAKIEYNYVRGYPAVVNDPAETKRVERIATKLFGEEKIKHISKQMGMEDFAYYLLEKPGTFFWVGGKVEDESKVFPHHHPRFDVDEKSMLYIGRLFLATVFDYLNE comes from the coding sequence ATGCTAGATTCTTTATTTAACAGATTAGAAGAAGTTTTTCCAGAGATAGTAGAATTCCGAAGAGATTTGCATATGTATCCTGAGCTTTCGCACACAGAGGTGAACACACCAAAGAAAGTTGCTGAGTACTTAACTTCATTAGGTATTGATGTAAAAACAGAAGTTGGTGGTCGTGGTGTTGTTGGGACACTTAAAGGCGGAAAACCTGGAAAGACAGTCGCTTTACGTGCCGATTTCGATGCACTTCCTATCCAGGAAGAAACTGATTTAGAATTCAAGTCACGCGTACCTGGTGTCATGCATGCTTGTGGTCATGATATTCATACAGCTGGATTACTAGGCGTTGCAAAGGTGCTAAGTGAAGTTCGAGATGAAATCCCTGGTAATATCGTATTTATTCACCAATTCGCTGAAGAAGTAATTCCAGGTGGAGCAAAATTCATGGTTGAAGATGGTTGCTTAGATGGTGTAGATGTTGTCTATGGTGCTCATGTTAGTTCTGCAAATCCATTAGGACAAATCAATTTAAAAGAAGGGGAAGCTATGGCATGTGGAGATACATTTGAAATAAAAATCTCTGGAAAAGGCGGACATGCTGCATCTCCTCATTTAGGTGTTGATCCACTCGTTGTAGGTAGCCAAATTCTATTAAACCTCCAACCAATTGTAAGTAGACAAGTTAATCCTGTTAAGCCAGCAGTAGTTACTGTTGCTACATTCCAAGGTGGAGATAGCTTCAATGTTATTCCAGATACAGCGAGACTAGCAGGAACTGTACGAACATTTGATGCAGATGTACGCGATCTGATTGAAGCTTCCATCGAACAAATTGCTACTTCAACGGCAAATGCACTTGGAGCAAAAATTGAATATAATTATGTTCGTGGTTATCCAGCAGTAGTGAATGATCCTGCGGAGACAAAACGCGTGGAACGTATCGCTACCAAATTATTTGGGGAAGAGAAAATTAAACATATTTCTAAACAAATGGGAATGGAAGACTTTGCCTATTATCTATTAGAAAAACCTGGAACATTCTTCTGGGTTGGTGGAAAAGTAGAAGATGAGTCCAAAGTATTTCCACATCACCATCCACGCTTTGATGTAGATGAAAAATCGATGCTTTATATTGGACGTCTATTTCTAGCAACTGTATTTGATTATTTAAACGAGTAA
- a CDS encoding metal ABC transporter solute-binding protein, Zn/Mn family produces the protein MRKYLIITIIVISLLLTACSSSEKEFSDDDFVIFTSIYPIQYIVENIAGDVAMVESIYPPGVDAHTYEPTSKEITKMANADAFIYLGAGMESFVETAADALTSQDITFVEIGKHEELFMEADHDHTHDHGNHHEHDEHHHFDPHVWFDPLRMIEMGKIITEDLSELNPELQETFTQNFATFEANMKEIDQKYVDTLADKHHPSIIVSHAAYGYWEERYGIEQIPVSGLTSSEEPSQKDLVAVTKMAKEQQLKYVIFEQNSSNKTAKIIQEHIHADALEIHNLEMLTASDIENKEDYLSLMEKNLEVLRKATE, from the coding sequence TTGAGAAAATATTTAATCATTACGATCATTGTCATCAGCTTATTACTTACAGCTTGTAGTTCATCTGAAAAAGAATTCTCTGATGATGATTTCGTTATATTTACTTCTATCTACCCTATTCAATACATTGTGGAAAATATTGCAGGAGACGTGGCAATGGTTGAATCAATTTATCCACCAGGTGTAGATGCGCATACGTATGAACCAACTTCAAAGGAAATTACAAAAATGGCGAATGCTGATGCATTTATCTATCTAGGTGCAGGCATGGAGTCATTTGTAGAAACAGCAGCTGATGCACTCACATCACAAGATATAACATTTGTGGAAATTGGCAAGCATGAAGAATTATTTATGGAGGCTGACCATGATCACACTCATGACCATGGCAATCATCACGAGCACGATGAGCATCATCATTTTGATCCACATGTTTGGTTTGATCCATTGCGAATGATTGAAATGGGGAAAATCATTACAGAAGATCTAAGTGAATTAAATCCTGAACTACAGGAAACTTTCACACAGAACTTTGCAACATTTGAAGCAAATATGAAAGAAATTGATCAAAAATATGTTGATACACTAGCAGATAAGCATCACCCTTCTATTATCGTGTCTCATGCAGCTTATGGTTATTGGGAGGAACGATATGGAATTGAACAAATTCCTGTGAGCGGGCTAACTTCTAGTGAAGAGCCATCACAAAAGGATTTAGTTGCAGTTACTAAAATGGCAAAGGAACAACAACTAAAATATGTTATATTCGAGCAAAATAGTTCTAATAAAACTGCTAAGATTATTCAAGAACATATTCATGCAGATGCTTTAGAAATTCATAATTTAGAAATGTTAACAGCATCAGATATAGAAAATAAAGAGGATTATTTATCCCTAATGGAAAAAAATTTAGAAGTACTCCGCAAAGCTACGGAGTAA
- a CDS encoding metal ABC transporter ATP-binding protein, which yields MSDSVITLKDINYAYEDKIALRNINLTIKRGTFMGLVGPNGGGKTTLIKLILGELKVQKGSITLLDKPIDAFKDWNRIGFVSQKANSFNKGFPATVFEVVAMGLTAKIGYLKFFNKKHKEKVIQAIHQVGMQDYIHKNIGQLSGGQQQRVFIARALVNDPKLLILDEPTVGIDIKNVERFYSLLHELNVKEKLTLLLVTHDTGVMTQYATEVACINQTLHFHGKPQEYSSLSEKELSKIYGHPVHVVVHDH from the coding sequence ATGAGTGATTCTGTCATTACTTTAAAAGATATCAATTATGCTTATGAAGATAAAATAGCACTTCGCAATATAAATTTAACCATCAAGCGTGGTACATTTATGGGACTCGTTGGTCCTAATGGTGGTGGGAAAACTACGTTAATTAAACTAATTTTAGGGGAATTAAAAGTACAAAAAGGTTCTATTACTTTATTAGATAAACCTATTGATGCCTTTAAAGACTGGAATCGAATTGGATTTGTTTCCCAAAAGGCAAATTCCTTTAATAAAGGTTTTCCAGCAACCGTATTTGAAGTAGTTGCTATGGGATTAACTGCTAAAATTGGTTATTTAAAGTTTTTTAATAAAAAGCATAAAGAAAAAGTTATTCAAGCCATTCATCAGGTTGGCATGCAAGATTATATTCACAAAAATATAGGGCAACTTTCTGGTGGTCAGCAACAACGAGTTTTTATAGCTCGAGCATTAGTTAATGATCCTAAATTATTAATTTTAGATGAACCTACAGTTGGAATTGATATTAAAAATGTAGAACGATTTTACTCACTTTTACATGAGCTAAATGTTAAGGAAAAACTTACACTCTTACTCGTTACACATGATACTGGAGTAATGACACAATATGCTACTGAGGTCGCATGTATAAATCAAACCTTGCATTTTCATGGTAAACCACAAGAATACTCTTCTTTATCAGAGAAAGAATTGTCGAAAATATACGGACATCCTGTACATGTCGTTGTTCACGATCATTAA
- a CDS encoding metal ABC transporter permease, with product MLADFLQFDFLRNTFFTGLLTGFIAPLLGSFLVVRRLSLLADALSHVTLAGIAFGLFLEKTVMFTFITPLYSGMTFSVFGAILIERLRSIYQSYQEIGIPIILSAGVGLSVVFISLANGFNTDLFGYLFGSVSAVSRNDLYTILFITIFVVIILFIFYKELVTLSFDEEHARVSGLHSKLIHFIFIVLTALVIAASIRIVGVLLVSALMTLPVAAAMRLANSFKQLIFLSIVFGETAVITGLISGYHFSIPPGGTIVIIALVILIISIVLKRISLSRQRKFV from the coding sequence ATGCTAGCGGATTTTTTACAATTTGATTTTTTACGTAATACCTTCTTTACTGGCTTATTAACAGGGTTCATTGCACCATTATTAGGCTCCTTCCTTGTTGTGCGTCGGCTATCATTACTTGCTGATGCATTATCACATGTTACTTTAGCTGGTATTGCCTTTGGTTTATTTTTAGAAAAAACGGTGATGTTTACTTTTATTACACCTTTATATAGTGGAATGACTTTTTCCGTCTTTGGGGCAATTTTAATTGAGCGATTACGAAGTATTTACCAAAGCTATCAGGAGATTGGTATACCAATTATTTTATCGGCAGGGGTAGGATTAAGTGTTGTATTTATTTCTTTAGCAAATGGGTTTAATACGGATTTATTCGGATATTTATTCGGCTCAGTTTCTGCAGTAAGCCGTAATGATTTATACACTATTTTATTTATCACGATTTTTGTTGTTATTATTCTCTTTATTTTTTACAAAGAACTTGTTACCCTGTCCTTTGATGAAGAACATGCAAGAGTATCAGGTCTTCATTCAAAATTGATTCATTTTATTTTTATCGTATTAACAGCATTAGTGATTGCCGCTTCTATTCGAATTGTTGGTGTATTGCTTGTATCAGCCTTAATGACATTACCTGTTGCTGCAGCAATGCGTCTTGCCAATAGCTTTAAACAATTGATTTTTCTTTCCATTGTTTTTGGAGAAACGGCTGTTATTACTGGATTAATTAGTGGTTATCATTTTAGTATTCCACCAGGAGGAACCATTGTTATCATTGCGTTAGTCATTTTGATCATCTCGATAGTATTGAAACGAATTTCACTTTCAAGACAAAGAAAATTTGTATAA
- a CDS encoding Fur family transcriptional regulator: MDVKQAMDILVRKGYKVTKRREDIVHYFYEADGYRTAKDLNEYMEARYKGISFDTVYRNLRLYHDLGILESTELNAERHYRIRCDHAHHHHHFICNECGKTKAISVCPMDKVESMLTDYEIEGHKFEIYGLCPTCQKTYAK; the protein is encoded by the coding sequence ATGGATGTCAAACAAGCGATGGATATTTTAGTTAGGAAAGGTTATAAAGTAACCAAGCGTAGAGAGGATATTGTCCATTATTTTTATGAAGCAGATGGTTATCGCACAGCTAAAGACTTAAATGAGTATATGGAAGCTAGATATAAAGGAATTAGTTTTGATACCGTTTATCGTAATCTCAGACTGTATCATGATTTAGGAATTTTAGAATCTACTGAGTTGAATGCTGAGCGACATTATCGAATCAGATGTGATCATGCACATCATCACCATCATTTTATTTGCAATGAATGTGGAAAAACGAAAGCAATTAGTGTTTGTCCTATGGATAAAGTGGAAAGTATGTTAACAGATTATGAAATAGAAGGCCATAAATTTGAAATTTATGGATTATGTCCTACATGTCAAAAAACATACGCCAAGTAA
- the crcB gene encoding fluoride efflux transporter CrcB, with the protein MSKNIRQVNTYLLIGCGGMIGATLRYTLSFLLPVTYGFPVATFTANIIGCFLLGFIFHLETLRKRISPQVFTAITVGIIGSFTTFSAFSMEAVQLWKTDSLLALIYVLSSVFLGIFVCWLGYKCALRRKIRI; encoded by the coding sequence ATGTCAAAAAACATACGCCAAGTAAATACTTATCTTTTGATCGGCTGTGGAGGAATGATAGGCGCAACATTACGGTATACCCTATCTTTCCTCCTTCCTGTTACATATGGCTTTCCAGTAGCTACATTCACTGCTAATATAATTGGTTGCTTTCTACTTGGTTTCATTTTTCATTTAGAAACTTTGAGAAAAAGAATTTCTCCACAAGTATTTACAGCAATTACAGTTGGAATCATTGGTTCATTTACTACTTTTTCTGCATTTTCAATGGAAGCCGTTCAATTGTGGAAAACAGATTCCTTATTAGCACTTATCTATGTCTTATCCAGTGTATTTCTCGGTATTTTCGTTTGCTGGCTCGGATATAAATGTGCATTAAGGAGGAAAATCAGGATATGA
- a CDS encoding CrcB family protein, with translation MNFIMVAVGGFFGSITRFGLANLVKGHFIGTWLANISGSGLLAFLFYLYTTNTIHMPIWLLTGVGFCGAYTTFSTFSNETIQMLIEKKYIQAIIYVCSSIVINIGMFAFIFYLLS, from the coding sequence ATGAATTTCATTATGGTTGCTGTTGGAGGATTCTTCGGCAGTATAACGCGTTTTGGATTAGCCAATTTGGTAAAGGGACATTTTATTGGCACGTGGCTTGCTAATATTTCTGGTTCAGGTTTGCTTGCCTTTCTTTTCTATCTTTACACTACAAATACTATCCACATGCCTATTTGGCTCTTAACAGGAGTAGGATTTTGTGGAGCTTATACGACCTTTTCTACATTTAGTAATGAAACCATTCAAATGCTAATAGAGAAAAAGTATATCCAAGCTATTATCTATGTGTGTAGCTCCATAGTAATAAACATTGGTATGTTTGCATTTATTTTTTATCTACTCTCATGA
- a CDS encoding DUF4129 domain-containing protein, with the protein MRNKHSQLTNAYCFMSEAIILFLLCLPFLHAIYDFKPYWSYLVMVGFMCALFTLYTRTNHQAIYILTAPIFMVIAWWIGLPIFFCTVIPILLTWRYILLREGKVEYTEVNYIVSTVMLTVVLVFWIKDIEIVLYAVFLFLIIIIGYLLSHLLVIEKEDQKQFQTRTWLYLLGISSAVGIIIYFLFDILRGLVAQVWFILQSIFLFVIREVSRLILPFLDFEISPGEQPELEGEVDGDYNDLIGDLEPSQLPNFLPYIIWGVLIILAVIAIFIVMRLLKRKFTPEETEEISSESVTYEQLTGKTKEERKSFSERMRKMFRGSMHPARKAVLHFERFAKKQGLGRQSSETIEEWLKRIEINTDIGIYQRVRYGDMEISEEELQQLKDELTEMETRLKQNET; encoded by the coding sequence ATGCGAAATAAACATTCACAATTAACGAATGCTTATTGCTTTATGTCTGAAGCAATCATTCTCTTTCTACTTTGTCTTCCGTTTTTACATGCCATCTATGATTTTAAACCCTACTGGAGCTACTTAGTAATGGTCGGGTTTATGTGTGCCTTATTTACGCTGTATACCCGAACTAATCATCAAGCGATTTATATACTTACAGCCCCAATATTTATGGTTATAGCTTGGTGGATTGGACTCCCAATCTTCTTTTGTACCGTAATTCCTATTTTATTAACATGGCGATATATTTTACTTCGTGAAGGAAAAGTAGAATATACAGAGGTCAATTATATTGTTTCCACAGTTATGTTAACAGTCGTATTGGTATTTTGGATCAAAGATATAGAAATCGTTTTATACGCTGTTTTTTTATTTCTTATAATTATCATTGGATATTTATTGAGTCATCTTCTTGTTATTGAAAAAGAAGATCAAAAACAATTTCAGACACGAACTTGGCTTTACTTACTAGGAATCTCGTCTGCTGTTGGGATTATTATCTATTTTCTATTTGATATTTTAAGAGGATTAGTGGCACAAGTATGGTTTATTCTTCAAAGCATATTTTTATTTGTTATCAGAGAGGTATCTCGACTTATTCTTCCTTTTCTTGATTTTGAAATAAGTCCAGGTGAACAACCAGAGTTAGAAGGAGAAGTGGATGGAGATTATAATGATTTAATTGGAGATCTAGAACCTTCTCAATTACCAAATTTCCTTCCATACATAATTTGGGGAGTTCTTATTATTTTAGCGGTTATTGCAATATTTATTGTGATGCGTTTACTGAAAAGAAAATTTACACCAGAAGAAACAGAAGAAATCTCTTCTGAGTCTGTCACTTATGAGCAGTTAACAGGAAAAACAAAGGAAGAACGAAAAAGTTTTTCGGAGCGTATGCGTAAGATGTTTAGAGGCTCTATGCATCCAGCAAGAAAAGCTGTATTACACTTTGAACGATTTGCTAAGAAGCAGGGATTAGGTCGTCAATCTTCTGAGACGATTGAAGAATGGCTTAAGAGAATAGAGATAAATACGGATATAGGTATTTATCAAAGGGTTCGTTATGGAGATATGGAAATTAGCGAGGAAGAGCTCCAACAATTAAAAGATGAATTAACAGAAATGGAAACGAGACTGAAGCAAAATGAGACTTAG